The proteins below are encoded in one region of Caulobacter henricii:
- a CDS encoding HTTM domain-containing protein — MSLDSAARLTEALLALALIQQSLEHLAGPRRDRPLFWGRITLCGLVIIGAGAAWPVVGLIGLLGLAIVSLPILDRFQGPYNGGSDRMGLLALWCLVLSRVMPGQALQELVFAYLGLQLMLSYFISGWVKVVNPDWRNGRALADVFRFSAYPVSEDLRRWAGRPQLLQVMAWGVMLFELTFPLTLLSRESLIVGLVVAATFHLANAWLFGLNRFFWTWLAVYPAILWLQDRLF, encoded by the coding sequence ATGAGCCTGGACAGCGCCGCCCGCCTGACCGAGGCCCTTCTCGCCCTCGCCCTGATCCAGCAGAGCCTGGAACATCTGGCCGGGCCCCGCCGCGACCGCCCGCTGTTCTGGGGCCGGATCACTTTATGCGGCCTGGTGATCATCGGGGCCGGGGCGGCCTGGCCGGTGGTCGGCCTGATCGGACTGCTGGGTCTGGCCATCGTCTCCCTGCCGATTCTCGACCGCTTCCAGGGCCCCTATAATGGCGGCAGTGACCGGATGGGGCTGCTGGCCCTGTGGTGCCTGGTCCTCTCGCGGGTCATGCCGGGTCAGGCCCTGCAGGAACTGGTCTTTGCCTATCTGGGCCTGCAGCTGATGCTGTCCTATTTCATCTCGGGCTGGGTCAAGGTGGTCAATCCGGACTGGCGCAACGGCCGGGCCCTGGCCGATGTGTTCCGGTTCTCGGCCTATCCGGTCAGCGAGGACCTGCGCCGCTGGGCCGGCCGACCACAGCTGCTGCAGGTCATGGCCTGGGGTGTGATGCTGTTCGAGCTGACCTTTCCCCTGACGTTGCTGTCGCGGGAAAGCCTGATCGTCGGACTGGTCGTGGCCGCGACCTTCCACCTAGCCAATGCCTGGCTGTTTGGCCTCAACCGCTTCTTCTGGACCTGGCTGGCGGTCTATCCGGCCATCCTGTGGCTGCAGGATCGGCTGTTCTAG